Within the Bacteroidia bacterium genome, the region CTCATGACTTAGTTTTTTATTACTACCAGTTTACGTTTGGAAACAATTTCTCCGTCTAGTTCCATTTCATGGAGATACACCCCGGACTGCAATGCCGAAACATTCAGCTCAAGGGTATGAGCTCCTTCTTTTATTACCGTTTCTGATAAAATCTTTCCGCTCAGCTCTGTTACCCGTATGTACCCTCCGCTGCCCGAAGGGAGTGAATAGGGGATAAACACCTTATCCCGGGCAGGGTTGGGAAAACAATTTCCCAGGTATTCATTCTCCATGTTTTTTTCCTGTATGCTCTGCTCGTTTGTTCTCAGATTATTTGCAGTGGGAAAGATCAGTTCGCATTCATACCCAAACAATAATTTCAGGATGGTACAGGCATTTAAGGTGAGGTTATGAAAATGAGCAGTATCCGAAAGGATGTTAGGCGGCTCAACCGCCAGGTTCATGTATTGTCCTGTGGCTACAAAGCTGAACCAGGCCGTTTCCAGCCCCCGGCGGCTGAGAGAATCCGAAAGAAGTTTCCTGGGAAATAGTGTCGAGGTGAATAGCACCCGTACAGAGGTTGTTTTGAGCGTTTAGGGAGCCGGTAAAAATGGTGAGAAGGATAACGAAGTATCGCATACGGATAA harbors:
- a CDS encoding T9SS type A sorting domain-containing protein is translated as MLFTSTLFPRKLLSDSLSRRGLETAWFSFVATGQYMNLAVEPPNILSDTAHFHNLTLNACTILKLLFGYECELIFPTANNLRTNEQSIQEKNMENEYLGNCFPNPARDKVFIPYSLPSGSGGYIRVTELSGKILSETVIKEGAHTLELNVSALQSGVYLHEMELDGEIVSKRKLVVIKN